One genomic window of Candidatus Nitrosopumilus sediminis includes the following:
- a CDS encoding C2H2-type zinc finger protein, with translation MKLFKKIKCELCDKKFSKEEELMNHKQIIHGKDLQYDCKKCEKYFSNMEDMRTHLQREHSYKKDR, from the coding sequence GTGAAATTATTTAAGAAAATTAAATGTGAGCTGTGTGACAAAAAATTTTCAAAAGAAGAAGAACTAATGAATCATAAACAAATCATCCACGGAAAAGATTTACAGTATGATTGTAAAAAATGTGAAAAATATTTTTCAAACATGGAAGATATGAGAACTCATTTACAAAGAGAGCACAGTTACAAAAAAGACAGATAA
- a CDS encoding metal-dependent transcriptional regulator has translation MKSKNSKRLDSIKAAHQSERARSSTRMEDYLEIISELVELKGYATTLDISRYMNVSAPSVTKMLQRLDENGFLEYEKYHGINLTEKGIEIAEGIRQKHGILLEFFEILGVGYDTANQDTEGIEHHLNPKTIKQLRKFITFLKANPKIIENFKNL, from the coding sequence ATGAAATCTAAAAATTCTAAAAGATTGGATTCAATCAAAGCTGCACACCAATCAGAGAGAGCACGTTCTAGTACAAGAATGGAAGATTATTTGGAAATCATTTCAGAACTAGTGGAATTAAAAGGATATGCCACAACATTGGATATTTCAAGATACATGAATGTCAGTGCTCCAAGTGTAACCAAAATGCTGCAAAGACTTGATGAGAATGGATTTTTAGAATATGAGAAATATCATGGAATTAATCTAACTGAAAAAGGCATAGAGATTGCAGAAGGAATAAGACAAAAACATGGGATATTGTTAGAGTTCTTTGAAATCTTAGGGGTAGGATATGACACTGCAAATCAAGATACAGAGGGAATTGAGCATCACTTGAATCCTAAAACAATCAAACAGTTAAGAAAGTTCATAACGTTTTTGAAAGCAAATCCAAAGATTATTGAGAATTTTAAAAATCTTTAA
- a CDS encoding ATP-dependent DNA ligase, giving the protein MEYSILAESLNKMESTTKRLELTQHLVELFEKTPHDVISKIVYLIQGKLRPDFEGIELGVAEKLAIRAISKSSGIPIKKIEDEYRKGGDLGHASTVILEQKTQTTFLVEDITVERVYDTLFKIAKLGGTRSQDMKMKYISSLLNDATPLEASYILKILLGTLRLGIAENTVMDALAIAFSGNKENRKKLQYAYNVSSDLGKVAETIATKGLEGIEEFEIILFNPIRPMLADRVKSEEEAIEKMGNEFAAEYKLDGERVQLHIEGDKVELFSRSLERIESYYPDIIEKIPKNIQADNIILEAEAVAINENTGEFLPFQELMHRRRKYKIEKAVTEYPITVNFFDILYCNGKSCIDLSYKERREKLEKHVKEDEFAKYIPMKIVKNQSEIEDFMENSINAGSEGLMLKMLDKPYQAGSRGSHWLKLKREYRNELGDSLDLVVIGGFFGKGRRTGNYGTLLLATYDEDEDTFPSICKVGTGFSDESLDQLYQILHPKVSIKKNPRIISDMEADVWFEPELVIEVVASEITLSPIHKAAFNEIRKDAGLALRFPKFTGKIRVEKAAEDASTNEEVITLYKGQKKVAHDKNLM; this is encoded by the coding sequence ATGGAATATTCAATATTAGCTGAATCATTAAACAAAATGGAATCAACTACGAAAAGATTAGAGTTAACACAGCATTTAGTAGAATTATTTGAAAAAACACCTCATGATGTTATTTCCAAAATAGTGTATTTGATTCAAGGCAAATTAAGACCAGACTTTGAAGGAATAGAATTAGGTGTTGCTGAAAAACTTGCAATAAGGGCAATTTCAAAATCATCAGGGATTCCAATAAAAAAAATTGAAGATGAATATAGAAAAGGTGGAGACCTAGGTCATGCATCGACGGTGATTTTAGAACAAAAAACTCAAACTACATTTCTTGTAGAAGACATCACAGTTGAAAGAGTGTATGACACGTTATTCAAAATTGCAAAACTAGGAGGAACTAGATCACAGGATATGAAAATGAAATACATTTCAAGTCTGCTAAACGATGCAACTCCACTTGAAGCAAGCTACATTTTGAAAATTTTGTTAGGAACTCTGAGATTAGGAATTGCTGAAAATACAGTAATGGATGCACTAGCAATAGCATTTTCAGGCAATAAGGAAAATAGAAAAAAATTACAATACGCATACAACGTTTCCAGCGATTTAGGCAAAGTTGCTGAAACAATTGCAACAAAAGGACTAGAAGGCATAGAAGAATTTGAAATAATTTTGTTTAATCCCATCAGACCCATGCTAGCTGACAGAGTAAAAAGCGAAGAAGAAGCAATAGAAAAAATGGGAAATGAGTTTGCAGCAGAATACAAGCTAGATGGAGAAAGAGTTCAACTTCACATTGAAGGAGATAAAGTTGAATTGTTTTCTAGAAGTTTAGAAAGAATCGAAAGCTATTATCCAGACATAATAGAGAAAATTCCTAAAAACATTCAAGCAGATAATATTATTTTAGAGGCTGAAGCAGTTGCAATCAACGAGAACACAGGAGAGTTTTTACCATTTCAAGAATTAATGCACAGAAGAAGAAAATACAAAATAGAAAAAGCAGTGACAGAGTATCCAATTACGGTAAACTTTTTTGACATTTTGTACTGCAATGGAAAAAGTTGTATAGATCTAAGTTACAAAGAAAGAAGAGAAAAACTTGAAAAACACGTCAAGGAAGATGAATTTGCAAAATACATTCCCATGAAAATAGTGAAAAATCAAAGCGAGATTGAAGACTTTATGGAAAACAGCATCAATGCAGGGAGCGAAGGGCTAATGCTAAAAATGCTAGACAAACCATATCAGGCAGGATCTAGAGGAAGTCATTGGTTAAAACTAAAACGAGAATACAGAAACGAGTTAGGAGATAGTTTAGATCTTGTTGTAATAGGAGGATTTTTTGGTAAAGGTAGAAGAACTGGAAATTATGGGACACTGCTCTTAGCAACTTATGATGAAGATGAAGATACATTCCCCAGTATTTGTAAAGTGGGAACAGGTTTTTCAGATGAATCTTTAGACCAATTATACCAAATACTTCATCCAAAAGTATCAATTAAAAAAAATCCACGCATCATAAGTGATATGGAGGCAGACGTATGGTTTGAACCAGAGTTAGTTATTGAAGTAGTTGCATCAGAAATAACCCTTAGCCCAATTCATAAAGCAGCATTTAATGAAATTCGAAAAGATGCAGGTTTAGCCTTGAGATTTCCAAAATTTACAGGAAAGATCAGAGTTGAGAAAGCAGCAGAAGATGCGTCCACAAATGAAGAAGTAATCACACTATACAAAGGACAGAAAAAAGTAGCACATGACAAAAATTTGATGTAA
- a CDS encoding SDR family NAD(P)-dependent oxidoreductase, with product MLKFQNKLALITGSGTGIGQAIAKRFVENGASVIILGRRREPLDETAKMLEGIISEKNSGASVRIFSGVDVADEAAMNGMFESLVKDNVTIDFIINNAGVSGPVTCFANASMDDFKSTIAIHLTGTFWGSVQALKVMKPGGKIITISTFFTEERPLEQRPYRFRSPYTASQGAKNRLAELMSWELTDKGIISIATNPGPVHSDRIYKTVYPKAAAEFMRVSGFEDLNPVEVDAANKELLPLLGEDERVIKDGIAKAAEKLANGKDIAKLTETLTNLLNKIQTIAEKVQNNTSHMIANQEFLSQGQVSESVLNLCDDEIAKILNGKVIPGDRVFYPVKPHIGTTTPGVHQPDFAGKAIVFTIDATDKTDAERVEFLAQHVEKNGGKVACFISQSTPADLQEYISSKFHSHVVDIKNPEEVERWLNTAKTNIGEILGIIHITGKLSDGLKLTELSRAAWEELTEKFISTPANVAQRALEQFVPGGSKDPRLYKDAKGAIMIIGPDLPIGRKVTGTQRAQVEVFRGALRPFTTTVNQELSDVLNSKIRIFTIFPGSVTGSEPNNQRIADAFNFLVSDSSASSSEVTFCVDELR from the coding sequence ATGTTAAAATTCCAAAATAAACTTGCACTAATTACAGGTAGTGGCACAGGTATCGGTCAAGCCATTGCCAAACGATTTGTTGAGAATGGTGCCAGTGTAATAATTCTTGGTAGAAGAAGAGAACCATTAGATGAAACAGCCAAAATGCTAGAAGGGATTATTTCTGAGAAAAATAGCGGAGCGTCGGTTAGAATATTTTCAGGAGTAGACGTTGCTGATGAAGCAGCTATGAATGGCATGTTTGAATCACTTGTTAAAGATAATGTTACAATAGATTTCATAATTAACAATGCGGGAGTTTCAGGTCCTGTTACATGTTTTGCAAATGCATCAATGGATGATTTCAAAAGTACAATTGCAATTCACCTAACAGGAACATTCTGGGGCTCTGTTCAAGCACTAAAAGTAATGAAGCCAGGTGGAAAAATCATTACAATTTCAACGTTCTTTACTGAAGAACGTCCATTAGAACAAAGACCATATAGATTTAGAAGTCCATATACTGCATCTCAAGGTGCTAAAAACAGACTAGCAGAACTAATGTCTTGGGAATTAACAGATAAAGGAATAATTTCGATTGCAACAAATCCTGGCCCAGTACATTCAGATAGAATTTACAAAACAGTATATCCAAAAGCTGCAGCAGAATTTATGAGAGTCAGTGGTTTTGAAGATCTTAACCCTGTAGAAGTTGATGCTGCAAATAAAGAATTACTCCCATTACTAGGAGAAGATGAAAGGGTTATCAAAGACGGTATTGCAAAAGCAGCAGAAAAATTAGCAAACGGCAAAGATATTGCTAAACTTACGGAGACATTAACAAATTTGCTAAACAAAATTCAAACCATAGCAGAAAAAGTACAAAACAATACATCACATATGATTGCAAATCAGGAATTTCTTTCACAAGGTCAGGTTTCAGAGTCTGTTCTCAACTTGTGTGATGATGAGATTGCAAAAATTCTAAACGGCAAAGTCATACCAGGAGACAGAGTATTTTATCCAGTAAAACCACATATTGGAACCACAACCCCAGGAGTTCATCAACCGGATTTCGCAGGAAAGGCTATAGTATTTACAATTGATGCAACAGACAAAACAGATGCTGAAAGAGTAGAATTTTTGGCACAACATGTTGAAAAGAACGGAGGAAAAGTAGCATGCTTTATTTCACAATCAACACCAGCTGATCTTCAAGAATACATTAGCAGCAAATTCCATTCCCATGTTGTAGATATCAAAAATCCAGAGGAAGTAGAAAGATGGCTAAACACTGCAAAAACAAACATTGGAGAGATTTTAGGAATTATTCACATTACAGGAAAATTATCAGATGGGTTGAAATTAACTGAATTATCACGCGCGGCATGGGAAGAATTAACTGAGAAATTCATCTCAACCCCAGCAAACGTTGCACAAAGAGCATTGGAGCAATTTGTGCCAGGTGGAAGTAAAGATCCTCGCCTTTACAAAGATGCAAAGGGGGCAATAATGATCATAGGACCAGATTTGCCGATTGGAAGAAAAGTCACAGGAACACAAAGAGCACAAGTAGAAGTATTCAGAGGAGCACTAAGGCCATTTACAACAACTGTAAATCAAGAACTAAGCGATGTGTTAAATTCAAAAATCAGAATATTCACAATTTTCCCAGGTTCAGTTACAGGGTCAGAACCAAATAATCAAAGAATTGCAGATGCATTTAATTTCCTAGTATCAGATAGTTCTGCTTCATCATCAGAAGTAACCTTCTGTGTAGATGAATTAAGATAG
- a CDS encoding DUF47 domain-containing protein, translating to MYSGELEVQAKRKAIAVLQDEINRILNASRELATLPELMMKKDKAGIKNTLEQISTIEEEVENLRRKITREVADVGGLIMNRENLLNTAYTMDEIAGYITGISFKLSNVKITTLKSAKLDQDITKLIELVVDEVYKLNEIIRSLNTNTANAIELAQETQTIEREIDIKYRAATIKLLSEVTNTKELLLIKDVIEGIEEMSDKCQRVSDSFILLALSL from the coding sequence ATGTATAGCGGAGAGCTTGAAGTTCAAGCAAAAAGAAAGGCTATAGCAGTTTTACAAGACGAAATCAACAGAATTCTAAATGCATCCAGAGAACTTGCAACACTACCTGAATTGATGATGAAAAAAGACAAAGCAGGAATCAAAAACACATTAGAGCAAATTTCAACAATCGAAGAAGAAGTAGAAAACTTGAGAAGAAAAATTACACGTGAAGTTGCAGATGTGGGAGGATTGATCATGAATAGAGAAAATCTTCTAAACACAGCATACACAATGGACGAAATTGCAGGTTACATCACAGGCATTTCATTCAAACTCTCAAATGTTAAAATTACAACATTGAAAAGTGCAAAACTGGACCAAGACATTACAAAACTGATTGAGTTAGTGGTAGACGAAGTTTACAAACTAAATGAAATCATTCGAAGTCTTAACACGAACACTGCTAATGCAATTGAGTTAGCTCAAGAAACTCAAACAATTGAAAGAGAGATAGACATCAAATACAGAGCAGCAACAATAAAACTTCTAAGCGAAGTCACGAACACAAAAGAACTGTTATTGATTAAAGATGTAATAGAAGGAATTGAAGAAATGTCAGACAAATGTCAAAGAGTGTCAGATTCATTTATTCTATTAGCATTAAGCCTATAA
- the fbp gene encoding fructose-1,6-bisphosphate aldolase/phosphatase yields MKITVSVIKADVGGVGGHTKPSDGLIEAIRNTVKNSADLLIDYYIGYCGDDTHIVMTHTHGVDNQQIHKLAWDAFMAGTQVAKDEGLYGAGQDLLKDSFSGNVKGMGPGVAEMEFEERPNEAFTVFAADKTEPGAFNYPIYRMFVDALSNTGLIVNKSLAAGVTMHIMDVEKAQIAELHLWEDKPTIEAALMYPGRYVVDSVYTKDGEPILDASTDRLHNIAGTYVGKDDPICLVRTQKNFPATEEVGSVFNNPHYVAGNTRGSHNMPLMPVKLNSAATINFCIPIVEALVFSMHNGKLTGPFDGFSTPDWDYIREIATKKAMAIRSQGFIHPATLVPSELEYAEGYRARMDVLETKMKPMEGTSSGEKKENYEDPD; encoded by the coding sequence ATGAAAATTACAGTTTCAGTTATCAAAGCAGATGTCGGCGGAGTTGGCGGACATACAAAACCAAGTGATGGACTAATAGAAGCAATTAGAAACACCGTCAAAAATTCAGCAGATTTACTCATTGATTATTACATAGGATATTGTGGGGATGATACCCATATTGTAATGACACATACTCATGGTGTAGACAATCAACAAATTCACAAATTAGCATGGGATGCATTCATGGCAGGAACTCAAGTAGCAAAAGATGAAGGATTGTATGGTGCAGGACAAGATTTGTTAAAAGATTCTTTTTCAGGAAATGTAAAAGGAATGGGACCAGGAGTTGCAGAAATGGAATTTGAGGAAAGACCAAACGAAGCATTCACAGTATTTGCAGCTGACAAAACAGAACCAGGTGCATTCAACTATCCAATCTACAGAATGTTTGTCGATGCACTAAGCAACACAGGTCTTATTGTAAACAAAAGTCTTGCAGCAGGAGTAACAATGCACATCATGGATGTAGAGAAAGCACAAATTGCAGAATTGCATTTATGGGAAGACAAGCCAACTATCGAAGCTGCATTAATGTATCCAGGAAGATATGTGGTAGATTCAGTGTATACAAAAGACGGAGAACCAATACTAGATGCATCAACTGACAGATTACATAACATTGCAGGAACATATGTTGGAAAAGACGATCCAATTTGTCTAGTAAGAACTCAAAAGAACTTTCCAGCAACAGAAGAAGTAGGAAGTGTATTTAACAATCCCCATTATGTTGCAGGAAACACAAGAGGTAGTCACAACATGCCATTAATGCCTGTAAAACTAAATTCAGCAGCTACAATCAACTTTTGTATTCCAATTGTTGAAGCATTAGTGTTCAGCATGCATAATGGAAAACTTACAGGTCCATTTGATGGATTCTCAACACCAGACTGGGATTACATCAGAGAAATTGCAACAAAGAAAGCCATGGCAATTAGAAGTCAAGGATTTATTCATCCAGCAACACTCGTTCCATCCGAATTAGAATATGCTGAAGGATACAGAGCAAGAATGGATGTTCTTGAAACAAAGATGAAACCAATGGAAGGAACATCCAGCGGCGAAAAGAAAGAAAACTACGAAGATCCAGATTAG
- a CDS encoding sulfite exporter TauE/SafE family protein — MIDQLWLIPLGFAAGILGSMIGLGGGVIVVPVLTFLGFPPTAAASNSLFAALSNAIASTISYSKQKRIEYPLGLKLGLLSIPGTVLGALISSDVAPDVFKILFGFVLIASAAYIFLRKKIETREKTISKQMTVFAIGASFFAGIISSFFGIGGGIIFVPLMVVGMGMAMKKAAPTSQMILLFASFSGVVVHSLLGHPDFFQAGLLAIGSFIGGLVGARLSIDIKERYLQILVSVVILIASAKLFYDSLSGNVFGF, encoded by the coding sequence ATGATTGATCAATTATGGCTAATTCCTCTGGGGTTTGCAGCTGGAATTTTAGGTTCTATGATTGGTCTTGGTGGTGGAGTAATTGTTGTCCCAGTCTTGACTTTTCTGGGATTTCCTCCAACTGCTGCTGCAAGTAACAGTTTGTTTGCTGCATTAAGCAATGCAATTGCATCTACGATTTCTTATTCAAAACAAAAACGAATCGAATATCCTTTAGGTCTTAAACTAGGTTTGCTTTCAATTCCTGGAACCGTTTTGGGTGCATTGATTTCTAGCGATGTTGCACCTGATGTTTTTAAAATACTGTTTGGATTTGTATTAATTGCATCTGCTGCATACATATTTTTGAGAAAAAAAATTGAAACTAGAGAAAAAACAATTTCAAAACAAATGACGGTCTTTGCAATTGGCGCAAGCTTTTTTGCAGGAATTATCTCTTCTTTTTTTGGTATTGGAGGGGGAATAATCTTTGTTCCTTTAATGGTAGTTGGCATGGGAATGGCCATGAAAAAAGCTGCACCCACATCCCAAATGATTCTCTTGTTTGCATCATTTTCTGGAGTTGTTGTACACAGTTTGTTGGGACACCCTGATTTCTTTCAAGCAGGACTGCTTGCTATTGGTTCTTTTATCGGGGGATTAGTTGGCGCGAGATTATCCATTGATATCAAAGAACGCTATTTGCAAATTCTGGTTTCTGTAGTTATTCTAATTGCATCTGCAAAATTATTCTATGATTCTTTATCTGGTAATGTATTCGGATTTTAG
- the endA gene encoding tRNA-intron lyase translates to MKSELIENRIIVWDIEDSKELFSQGYYGKPIGIPKPKIEEIDAPLILDLIEGLYLLENKKITITKSKQKISVEQLIEICKKEVHEFDKKYLVYKNFRDKGYIINPGIKFGCDFAVYEKGPGIDHAPFLVQVYTRSEPIKSTGIVLAGRLASSVKKQFILAIPKDKDKVDFLALDWWKA, encoded by the coding sequence ATGAAGAGTGAGTTAATTGAAAACAGGATAATAGTATGGGATATTGAAGATTCAAAAGAACTTTTCAGCCAAGGATATTATGGAAAACCAATAGGAATACCAAAACCAAAAATTGAAGAAATAGACGCTCCATTAATTTTGGATCTCATTGAAGGATTATATCTTTTAGAAAATAAAAAAATCACAATTACAAAATCAAAACAAAAAATTTCAGTAGAGCAATTAATTGAAATTTGTAAAAAAGAAGTTCATGAATTTGACAAAAAATATCTAGTATACAAAAATTTCAGAGATAAAGGATACATCATTAATCCCGGAATCAAATTCGGATGTGACTTTGCAGTATATGAGAAAGGTCCCGGAATTGATCACGCACCATTTTTGGTTCAAGTTTATACAAGAAGTGAACCAATAAAATCAACAGGAATTGTTTTAGCAGGAAGACTTGCATCATCAGTCAAGAAACAATTCATTTTGGCAATTCCAAAAGATAAAGATAAAGTAGATTTCTTGGCTTTGGATTGGTGGAAAGCCTAG
- a CDS encoding RNA polymerase Rbp10 — protein sequence MINMVDEELDEVEETPVETFEVNYACLRCGTTVSNTELSRLPEIKCICGFRVFTKVRPPVVKTVKAI from the coding sequence ATGATAAACATGGTTGATGAAGAATTAGATGAAGTAGAAGAAACTCCTGTTGAGACTTTTGAGGTAAATTATGCTTGTTTGAGATGTGGAACTACTGTCTCAAACACTGAATTATCTCGATTACCTGAAATCAAATGTATTTGTGGATTCAGAGTATTTACTAAAGTAAGACCACCTGTAGTTAAAACAGTAAAAGCAATTTAG
- the tuf gene encoding translation elongation factor EF-1 subunit alpha: MADKPHLNLIVTGHIDNGKSTTMGHFLMDLGVVDERTIAAHGAESEKTGKGDTFKYAWVMDNIKDERERGITIDLAFQKFESPKYFFTLIDAPGHRDFIKNMITGASEADAAILVLSAKEGETDTAIAAGGQAREHAFLLKTLGVSQLIVAINKMDAVEYKEDAYNAAKEKGEKLVKSVGYKLENVPFIPVSGWKGDNLVKRSENMAWYKGKTLLEAFDDFTVTEKPTGKPLRVPIQDVYTITGVGTVPVGRVETGVMKAGQKIIVMPSGALGEIKSIETHHTEMPSAEAGDNIGFNLRGIEKKDIKRGDVLGTPDAPPNVAKEFKAQIIVIHHPTAIAPGYTPVMHAHTTQVAATVTEFLQKINPASGAVEEENPKFLKVGDSAIVKIRPVRPTCIETFQDFPEMGRFALRDMGATIAAGIVKEITEEYKP, translated from the coding sequence ATGGCAGATAAACCACACTTGAACCTGATTGTTACAGGACATATTGATAATGGAAAATCAACTACTATGGGTCATTTTTTGATGGATCTTGGAGTTGTAGATGAAAGAACTATTGCAGCTCACGGAGCAGAATCCGAGAAGACCGGAAAAGGTGATACTTTCAAGTATGCATGGGTTATGGATAACATTAAAGACGAAAGAGAGAGAGGTATTACAATCGATCTAGCTTTCCAAAAATTTGAGTCACCAAAGTACTTCTTTACTTTGATTGACGCTCCTGGTCACAGGGACTTTATTAAAAACATGATTACTGGTGCTTCTGAAGCAGATGCCGCCATTTTAGTACTTTCAGCAAAAGAAGGTGAAACTGACACTGCTATTGCAGCAGGTGGACAAGCAAGAGAACACGCATTCTTGCTCAAAACACTCGGTGTAAGCCAACTCATTGTTGCAATCAACAAAATGGATGCAGTTGAATACAAAGAAGATGCATACAATGCAGCCAAAGAGAAAGGTGAAAAACTAGTAAAATCTGTTGGTTATAAACTAGAAAATGTCCCATTCATTCCAGTTTCTGGATGGAAAGGCGATAACTTAGTTAAAAGATCTGAGAACATGGCTTGGTACAAAGGTAAAACTTTGTTAGAAGCATTTGATGACTTTACCGTTACTGAAAAACCAACAGGTAAGCCACTACGTGTTCCAATCCAAGACGTTTACACAATTACTGGTGTAGGTACTGTGCCTGTAGGTAGAGTAGAAACTGGTGTCATGAAAGCAGGACAAAAAATTATTGTAATGCCTTCTGGTGCCCTTGGTGAAATCAAATCTATTGAAACACACCACACTGAAATGCCATCTGCAGAAGCAGGTGACAACATTGGTTTTAACCTAAGAGGTATTGAAAAGAAAGATATCAAGAGAGGAGATGTTCTTGGTACTCCAGACGCTCCACCAAACGTTGCAAAAGAATTCAAAGCACAAATTATTGTAATTCACCACCCAACAGCAATTGCTCCTGGCTATACACCAGTTATGCATGCACACACTACACAAGTTGCAGCAACTGTTACTGAGTTCCTCCAAAAGATTAACCCCGCATCTGGTGCAGTTGAAGAAGAAAATCCAAAATTCCTCAAAGTTGGAGATTCTGCAATTGTCAAAATTAGACCGGTGAGACCAACATGTATCGAAACTTTCCAAGATTTCCCTGAAATGGGTAGGTTCGCTCTAAGAGATATGGGTGCAACTATCGCAGCAGGTATTGTAAAGGAAATTACCGAAGAGTACAAACCATAG
- a CDS encoding DUF192 domain-containing protein — protein MTTRAQALIPITIAAVIIGVIGMLTLPSDSKLESVEFPRGAILVDDIALEVQIADSEPRRVRGLMFQEQLPFDQGMIFVFDEPGLYSLWMLNMQFSLDMIWFDADGNVVHIEKDVPPCKTVVEITGCQSVVPDNEATYVLEVTSGFVEQNNITEDSKLTIISI, from the coding sequence ATGACTACTCGTGCTCAAGCATTAATTCCTATTACAATAGCTGCCGTAATCATTGGGGTTATTGGAATGCTTACGCTTCCAAGTGACAGTAAATTAGAATCTGTTGAATTTCCTAGAGGTGCTATCTTAGTAGACGACATAGCACTTGAAGTACAAATCGCAGATTCTGAACCACGACGTGTTAGAGGATTGATGTTTCAAGAGCAATTGCCTTTTGATCAGGGAATGATCTTTGTATTTGATGAACCTGGATTGTATTCTTTATGGATGCTAAACATGCAATTCTCTTTAGATATGATTTGGTTTGATGCTGATGGAAATGTTGTACATATTGAAAAAGATGTTCCTCCATGTAAAACTGTAGTAGAAATTACTGGTTGTCAAAGTGTTGTACCTGATAACGAAGCAACGTATGTTCTTGAAGTCACATCTGGCTTTGTTGAACAAAATAACATTACTGAAGATTCCAAATTGACAATTATATCCATTTGA
- the rpsJ gene encoding 30S ribosomal protein S10, translating into MTQTARVKLTSTSLPKLDGVCGEIMGIGKKTGVKVKGPTPLPVKRLHVATRKSPCGSGTETYEKWEMKMHRRIININADDKAIRQLMRLKIPDDVYIELSLT; encoded by the coding sequence ATGACACAAACCGCCCGTGTTAAACTCACTTCTACCAGTCTTCCAAAATTAGATGGTGTATGCGGTGAAATCATGGGGATTGGTAAAAAAACCGGTGTCAAAGTTAAAGGTCCAACTCCACTTCCTGTAAAAAGACTACATGTTGCAACTAGAAAGTCGCCATGTGGTAGTGGAACTGAAACTTATGAAAAATGGGAGATGAAAATGCATAGAAGAATAATCAATATCAACGCTGATGATAAGGCAATTAGGCAACTAATGAGACTAAAAATTCCTGACGATGTTTACATTGAATTATCTCTGACATAA